The genomic interval ttaAGAGAAAAATGTAGAACAGAAAGGTCACGTGACTTTTACATCTATTAGGGCTGCTGGAAAAACATCACTAGtgggaagaaggaaaaaaaggtAAAGTTCattcttatttattttggtAATAATTAAATTTCTTGTTTGTAATTCATGGAcagttgatttatttatttatgtcatGTTATAGTATTACAATTTTACAATTGAAATGTCATAAacatctttttttaatattaccATGACACTGGATATAGATATATGGATGATGACAAGTGTcattaaaacttaaaacaattaatGGTGTATAGTGAGATTATAAATTACCCTCTGTTCACTCCAGTAAGCCGCCAACATGAGTACGGACGCGGAGATGGCCATTTATGGCAAAGCTGCCATTTACCTTCGTAAGCCTGAGAAGGAGAGAATCGAGGCTCAGAGCAAACCATTTGATGCCAAGACTGCCTGCTATGTGGCTGATGACAAAGAGTTGTATCTCAAGGGAACGATCAAGAGCAAAGAGGGTGGCAAAGTCACTGTTATTTTGCTTGACACTAAGGAGGTACATTTACACATTTCATTAAAATTGGATGCTCAAACTAAATTAATCATTACATGGTACTGATAAATCTAAAATTGACTGGATAATAATTATAGGAAAGAGTTGCTAAGGAGGATGATGTCCACCCAATGAATCCTCCCAAGTTTGACAAGATTGAGGACATGGCCATGATGACCCATCTCAATGAAGCCTCTGTGCTGTATAACCTCAAAGAGCGTTATGCTGCATGGATGATCTACGTAAGTTCTCaaacaacataaaaaattaatctaaattAATTTTGTGCTTTTGCAATCTGACGACTCCTCTGCTCATTTCAGACCTACTCTGGACTCTTCTGTGCAACTGTGAACCCCTACAAGTGGCTCCCAGTGTATGATGCTGAAGTTGTGTCTGCCTACAGAGGCAAAAAGCGTATGGAGGCCCCACCCCACATCTTCTCTGTCTCTGACAACGCCTATCAGTTCATGCTGTGTGGTAAGATCTGATTTATGAGATCTGAATTATATAAGTTGAAATTCACATTTATAGTTTTATAAAACAATTGCTTAAACATTATTACCTTTGAATTAACAGACAGAGAGAACCAGTCTGTCCTGATTACGTATGTATCAAGTCTTCAACTATAATGTTGATCATTTATATTTTTCTCTTGTGGAACTTCCTCGTGTCTTATCATCTTCTGTCTTCTAATCTCTCATAAACCAGTGGAGAATCTGGTGCTGGAAAGACTGTGAACACCAAACGTGTCATCCAGTACTTTGCCACAATTGCAGTGGCAGGTGGTGAGAAGAAGAAAGAGCAGACTCCAGGCAAAATGCAGGTATGAGATATACAACtctcatacattttattttgaaagattGTGATTTACACTCATCTCACAAACTATATGATATGTGAATTTGTCAAATGCCTATAAACAGTGTTAATTCAtgaaatagaaaataaataaaaaccattCAAACAACACAGGGCTCTCTTGAGGACCAGATCATTGCTGCCAACCCTCTGCTCGAGGCTTATGGTAATGCCAAGACTGTGAGAAATGACAACTCCTCTCGTTTCGTAAGTTTTTATTTACATCCAGTTCAGTTAGTCAGTTGTGTTGGATTTttctataaaatattttattattattattattatagtcatcattattaatattaaaaattattataaaaaatataataatttgtaattttgttttaaacagGGTAAATTCATCAGAATTCACTTCGGTACATCTGGAAAACTGGCTAGTGCTGACATTGAGACATGTAGGTGGACATGATTTTATTGATCCATCCTGCACATTTGTCTTTGTCTGTCACTCTTCAGATGATTGTGACTCAAGTACATTCTCTCAACAGATCTGCTGGAGAAGTCTAGAGTGTCATTCCAGCTTCCAGATGAGAGAGGCTACCACATCTTCTACCAGATGATGACCAACCATAAGCCTGAGCTGATTGGTAGGCTCAACATTTTCATTCCTTGTTTAAATTCCAGATAATATTGTAAGATACTCTTTCTTAAATGCTTTGCATTTTCACAGAAATGACACTCATCACCACCAACCCCTATGACTTCCCCATGTGCAGTCAGGGTCAGATCACAGTGGCCAGCATTGATGATACAGTGGAGCTGGATGCTACTGATGTGAGTCATTGCTGTTTGAATAGTGGCATATTCTGTTTAAATATGGCAGATCCTAGAGCTCATTCTTCTCTGTAATTTTCAGAGTGCTATTGACATTCTGGGCTTTAGTAATGAGGAGAAAATGAGCATCTACAAGTTCACTGGAGCTGTGCTTCATCATGGCAACATGAAGTTCAAGCAGAAGCAGCGTGAGGAGCAGGCTGAGCCTGATGGCACAGAGGGTGAGACTAAACAGTACTAATGTGCGTCAGCATTCAGTGCTTTGAATTGAGAAATCTGTATTTCTATTTTCACAAAGAAAAGGTTTTAGTGGTTTTAGTTTTCAAGCTAAGAAAAGGGCtggatttaaacaaaaatgttattgCAGAGGCTGACAAAGTTGCCTACCTTCTGGGTTTGAACTCTGCTGATATGCTGAAGGCTTTGTGCTACCCCAGAGTCAAGGTCGGAAATGAGTTTGTGACCAAAGGCCAGACCGTGCCACAGGTATGTAGTATTTGTTCAATCTGACTTATtgcaaaagcaaaaaaaaaaaaaaaaaaaaaagcataagtatttaatataatatccaATCTATTCTACAGGTGTATAACTCTGTTAGTGCATTGGCCAAATCTATCTATGAGAGGATGTTCTTGTGGATGGTCATTCGTATCAATCAGATGTTGGACACAAAACAACAAAGAAATTTCTACATTGGTGTGCTGGATATTGCTGGCTTTGAGATCTTTGACGTAAGAATGAATCTTTGATCTTTTATGTCAAATTGAATCATTTTCAGTATTTAgtcaataaatgttttttttgttgttattttttcctcTAGTTCAACAGCATGGAGCAGCTGTGCATCAACTTCACCAATGAGAAACTGCAACAGTTTTTCAACCACACTATGTTTGTGCTGGAACAAGAGGAGTACAAGAAGGAGGGCATTGTTTGGGAGTTTATTGACTTCGGCATGGACTTGGCTGCTTGCATTGAGCTCATTGAGAAGGTTTTTTACCCGTTTTTGAACTTATTAATTACCATTAATGGTCTATTCTCAAAAGCAtgcatttttattcattaaacaacattttttctaAACAGCCCATGGGTATCTTCTCCATCCTTGAAGAGGAGTGCATGTTCCCCAAAGCTACAGACACTTCCTTCAAGAACAAGCTGTATGATCAACATCTTGGCAAGAACAAAGCTTTTGAGAAACCAAAGCCTGCCAAAGGCAAGGCTGAAGCCCACTTCTCCCTGGTTCACTACGCTGGAACGGTGGACTACAACATTTCTGGCTGGTTGGACAAGAACAAGGATCCACTGAACGAGTCTGTTTTGCAGCTGTACCAGAAGTCTTCTGTCAAACTGCTGGCTACTCTCTACCCACCTGTTGTTGAGGGTAATAAACTGAAGTGTTAACATGATTATGTACATCATTTTAACCAAACTTTGAATCAGTTTTGCACTGTTTTCTTGTTATTactttaaatgttttcttttgtcTCTTTATCTGAATAGAGACTGGTGGTGGAAAGAAGGGAGGCAAGAAGAAGGGTGGCTCCATGCAGACTGTGTCTTCTCAGTTCAGAGTATGTCTTTGTTAGAGACCAAATGTGAATAATGATGCATTTGAAAGGACTTAAGATGCATTGACTGTACATCACCTTGCTTGAGTTTATATCAGAGAAATCAACAACTGAATGCTGACTCTTTTCATGATTAAACAGGAGAACTTGGGCAAGCTCATGACCAACTTGAGGAGCACTCACCCTCACTTTGTGCGTTGCCTGATTCCCAATGAGTCCAAGACTCCAGGTAAAGTAAAAAAGAGCTCACAAATATTCTCATATTAATACAATATttattgtatatataataatgataatgttaATTTACCAAGCTCATGATGTAACCTGTTCATTATAGGTCTCATGGAGAACTTCCTTGTTATCCACCAGCTGAGGTGTAACGGTGTACTTGAAGGTATCAGAATCTGCAGAAAGGGTTTCCCCAGCAGAATCCTCTATGCTGACTTCAAGCAGAGGTAAATGGGACCACATGAAAATACTATTTCCGGTAGTATTGGGAGATATGAAACATTTTGATCAATCCTCCACAGATACAAGGTGCTGAATGCCGGTGTTATCCCAGACGGACAGTTTATGGATAACAAGAAGGCCAGTGAGAAACTCCTGGGATCCATTGATGTTAATCATGATGAGTACAGATTTGGACACACAAAGGTTAATTTTCAGCTTTACAACTTTCAAGATTCACTGATCATGGTCATTTAGCCTATACAGATAAaccaatatatttttatttactgtTTTACATAAATTCAGGTGTTCTTCAAAGCTGGTCTTCTGGGTACTCTTGAGGAGATGCGTGATGAGAAACTGGCAACTCTGGTCACAATGACTCAGGCTCTGTGCCGTGGCTACCTGATGAGGAGGGAGTTTGTGAAGATGACTGAAAGGAGGTGAGTATAAAGCTTATTCAGTGGGGAATTTTACAACAATAATTCATAACCCACAGTAATTTACAGTGTTTATGAGTTatcaatacaaatatttttaaagatatttaaaaatactataTCCAAATATGTTTGACCCATAAAGTGAAGAAACTATTTTGTTGACTagctaaaaaatataaaatttacCAATAATTCTGCATTTGATCATCTCAATTGTTTCTTCAGGGATGCAATTTACACCCTCCAATACAACATCCGCTCATTCATGAATGTCAAACACTGGCCATGGATGAAGGTTTACTACAAGATTAAGCCTCTGCTGAAGAGTGCCGAGACTGAGAAGGAGCTGGCAACTATGAAAGAGGACTTTGTAAAATGCAAAGAAGATCTTGCCAAGGCTGAAGCCAAAAAGAAGGAGCTTGAAGAGAAGATGGTAGCACTGCTGCAAGAGAAAAATGATCTGCAGCTGCAAGTAGCATCTGTGAGTTTTcttgaatttaattaattaaatttagCCTCCATTCGCCTGTGTAATGCTGTTTCTAATGATATAGCAACCTATGTTTAACAGGAATCTGAGAATCTCTCAGATGCAGAGGAGAGGTGTGAGGGTCTGATCAAAAGCAAAATTCAGCTTGAAGCTAAACTCAAAGAGACAACTGAGAGACTGGAGGATGAGGAAGAAATCAATGCTGAACTGACAGCTAAGAAGAGGAAACTGGAGGATGAGTGCTCTGAGCTGAAGAAAGACATTGATGACCTGGAGCTCACCTTGGCTAAAGTGGAGAAGGAGAAACATGCCACTGAGAATAAGGTTGGAGATTGGTTTAAGATTGGACATAATTTCTGTCTCATATGCAGacatataatataaatagtaaaatatgagcttatttgaaataaaacaaacaaatcccACAGGTCAAGAACTTGACTGAGGAAATGGCAGCTCAGGATGAGAGCATTGCTAAGCTTACGAAGGAGAAGAAAGCCCTCCAAGAGGCACATCAGCAGACATTGGATGATCTTCAGGCCGAGGAGGACAAAGTCAACACCCTGACCAAATCCAAGACAAAGCTTGAGCAGCAAGTTGATGATGTGAGTTGATTGTGTAAACATGTTATTAATTAACTGTGTGTATATGTTATTTATCACTGAGAAcataacttttatatttataaaaattaacatattttatatatcattGTCCTGTAGCTTGAGGGTTCTCTTGAACAAGAGAAGAAGCTCCGCATGGATCTTGAGAGAGCCAAGAGAAAGCTTGAAGGAGACCTGAAATTAGCCCAAGAGTCCATCATGGACCTGGAGAATGACAAGCAGcaatctgatgagaagctgaagaAGTACAAATTCTTTGCAAAttcttataaaaataatagttttcGTTTATTTCATACCATTCATGGTTTTCCCTATTTGCACACAGAAAAGACTTTGAAACGAGTCAGCTGCTCAGCAAGATAGAAGATGAACAATCTCTGGGTGCTCAACTCCAAAAGAAGATCAAGGAGCTTCAGGTATTTTCAGATTTCAGCTTCA from Pseudorasbora parva isolate DD20220531a chromosome 3, ASM2467924v1, whole genome shotgun sequence carries:
- the LOC137071045 gene encoding myosin heavy chain, fast skeletal muscle-like, with translation MSTDAEMAIYGKAAIYLRKPEKERIEAQSKPFDAKTACYVADDKELYLKGTIKSKEGGKVTVILLDTKEERVAKEDDVHPMNPPKFDKIEDMAMMTHLNEASVLYNLKERYAAWMIYTYSGLFCATVNPYKWLPVYDAEVVSAYRGKKRMEAPPHIFSVSDNAYQFMLCDRENQSVLITGESGAGKTVNTKRVIQYFATIAVAGGEKKKEQTPGKMQGSLEDQIIAANPLLEAYGNAKTVRNDNSSRFGKFIRIHFGTSGKLASADIETYLLEKSRVSFQLPDERGYHIFYQMMTNHKPELIEMTLITTNPYDFPMCSQGQITVASIDDTVELDATDSAIDILGFSNEEKMSIYKFTGAVLHHGNMKFKQKQREEQAEPDGTEEADKVAYLLGLNSADMLKALCYPRVKVGNEFVTKGQTVPQVYNSVSALAKSIYERMFLWMVIRINQMLDTKQQRNFYIGVLDIAGFEIFDFNSMEQLCINFTNEKLQQFFNHTMFVLEQEEYKKEGIVWEFIDFGMDLAACIELIEKPMGIFSILEEECMFPKATDTSFKNKLYDQHLGKNKAFEKPKPAKGKAEAHFSLVHYAGTVDYNISGWLDKNKDPLNESVLQLYQKSSVKLLATLYPPVVEETGGGKKGGKKKGGSMQTVSSQFRENLGKLMTNLRSTHPHFVRCLIPNESKTPGLMENFLVIHQLRCNGVLEGIRICRKGFPSRILYADFKQRYKVLNAGVIPDGQFMDNKKASEKLLGSIDVNHDEYRFGHTKVFFKAGLLGTLEEMRDEKLATLVTMTQALCRGYLMRREFVKMTERRDAIYTLQYNIRSFMNVKHWPWMKVYYKIKPLLKSAETEKELATMKEDFVKCKEDLAKAEAKKKELEEKMVALLQEKNDLQLQVASESENLSDAEERCEGLIKSKIQLEAKLKETTERLEDEEEINAELTAKKRKLEDECSELKKDIDDLELTLAKVEKEKHATENKVKNLTEEMAAQDESIAKLTKEKKALQEAHQQTLDDLQAEEDKVNTLTKSKTKLEQQVDDLEGSLEQEKKLRMDLERAKRKLEGDLKLAQESIMDLENDKQQSDEKLKKKDFETSQLLSKIEDEQSLGAQLQKKIKELQARIEELEEEIEAERAARAKVEKQRADLSRELEEISERLEEAGGATAAQIEMNKKREAEFQKLRRDLEESTLQHEATAAALRKKQADSVAELGEQIDNLQRVKQKLEKEKSEFKMEIDDLSSNMEAVAKAKANLEKMCRTLEDQLSEIKSKNDENLRQINDIGAQRARLQTENGEFGRQLEEKEALVSQLTRGKQAFTQQIEELKRQIEEEVKAKNALAHAVQSARHDCDLLREQFEEEQEAKAELQRGMSKANSEVAQWRTKYETDAIQRTEELEESKKKLAQRLQEAEEQIEAVNSKCASLEKTKQRLQGEVEDLMIDVERANGLAANLDKKQRNFDKVLAEWKQKYEEGQAELEGAQKEARSLSTELFKMKNSYEESLDQLETLKRENKNLQQEISDLTEQLGETGKSIHELEKAKKTVETEKAEIQTALEEAEGTLEHEESKILRVQLELNQVKGEIDRKLAEKDEEMEQIKRNSQRVIESMQGTLDSEVRSRNDALRIKKKMEGDLNEMEIQLSHANRQAAEAQKQLRNVQGQLKDAQLHLDDAQRGQEDMKEQVAMVERRNTLMQSEIEELRAALEQTERGRKVAEQELVDASERVGLLHSQNTSLLNTKKKLEADLVQIQSEVDDTVQEARNAEEKAKKAITDAAMMAEELKKEQDTSAHLERMKKNLEVTVKDLQHRLDEAENLAMKGGKKQLQKLESRVRELEAEVEAEQRRGADAVKGVRKYERRVKELTYQTEEDKKNLNRLQDLVDKLQLKVKAYKRQAEESEEQANTHLSKLRKVQHEFEEAEERADIAESQVNKLRAKSRDAGKGKEAAE